One genomic region from Anopheles bellator chromosome 2, idAnoBellAS_SP24_06.2, whole genome shotgun sequence encodes:
- the LOC131210610 gene encoding uncharacterized protein LOC131210610, which produces MRCSVCNYYSWSYFIAFGEIFISFHIARAFLYCARSAAASEELGCYNVEPIFVLLVLYNLLSLLLIVGVTKRNEKLLQIYQTCTITLKASAIVRRIVLSATEYNENNVGKTIIELKIIIVFTLIFTLEALVVAGACRKMRREQQEQLYYIDVV; this is translated from the exons ATGCGTTGTTCCGTGTGCAACTACTACTCGTGGAGCTACTTCATCGCGTTCGGCGAAATTTTCATCTCCTTTCACATCGCCCGAGCCTTCCTGTACTGTGCACGCTCCGCTGCAGCTTCGGAAGAGTTGGGCTGCTATAATG TGGAGCCCATCttcgtgctgctggtgttgtaTAACTTGCTGTCACTGCTGCTGATAGTTGGCGTGACGAAG CGCAACGAGAAGCTGCTCCAGATCTATCAGACCTGCACCATCACGCTCAAAGCATCGGCCATCGTGCGAAGGATAGTGCTGAGTGCCACGGAGTACAACGAGAACAATGTGGGCAAGACGATCATCGAGCTgaaaatcatcatcgtttTCACGC TCATCTTCACCCTCGAGGCACTCGTGGTGGCCGGGGCCTGTCGAAAGATGCGTCGAGAGCAGCAGGAACAACTGTACTACATCGACGTAGTCTAG